In a genomic window of Gopherus evgoodei ecotype Sinaloan lineage unplaced genomic scaffold, rGopEvg1_v1.p scaffold_130_arrow_ctg1, whole genome shotgun sequence:
- the LOC115639817 gene encoding olfactory receptor 10A7-like, translating into MHLIDKAEEDNRTVITELILLGFGNLPELQVLLFLVFLVIYMVTMSGNILITALIVADQHLHTPMYFFLGNLSCLETCYTSTILPRLLVSLLTGDRTISVSGCFAQFYCFVSLAATECYLLAAMSYDRYVAICKPLCYAALMDGRLCLQLAAGSWISGFLICVIMMCFMSQLTFCGPSEIDHFFCDFSPMLKLSCSDTSMITLVSVILAFLDSPCPFLLTVMSYVCIIATVLRIPSITGRQKAFSTCSSHLIVVTVFYGTLMTVYLLPKTNTLKALNKVFSVFYTVLTPMLNPLIYSLRNKEVKEALRKVIR; encoded by the coding sequence ATGCACCTCATAGACAAAGCAGAAGAGGACAATCGAACGGTCATCACAGAATTAATCCTCCTGGGATTCGGGAATCTCCCTGAACTGCaggtccttctcttcctggtGTTTCTGGTGATCTACATGGTGACCAtgtctgggaacatcctcatcacTGCGCTaattgtggctgatcagcaccttcacacccccatgtacttcttcctggggaacttgtcctgcttggagacctgctacacctccaccatcctgcccaggttactggtcagtctcctgactggagacagaaccatttctgtcagTGGCTGTTTTGCACAGTTTTATTGCTTTGTTTCTCTGGCAGCTACAGAATGTTATCTCCTAGCAGCGATGTCATATGATAGGTATGTAGCGATATGCAAACCCCTGTGTTATGCAGCCCTGATGGATGGCAGGTTGTGCCTCCAGCTAGCAGCAGGGTCTTGGATAAGTGGATTTCTAATTTGTGTAATAATGATGTGTTTTATGTCACAACTAACATTCTGTGGCCccagtgaaattgaccatttcttttgtgatttttctccaatgctaaaactctcctgcagtgacaccagcaTGATCACACTGGTTAGTGTAATACTCGCCTTCTTAGATTCACCTTGCCCATTTCTATTAACTGTGATGTCCTATGTTTGTATCATTGCTACtgtcctgagaatcccttccattactgggaggcaaaaggccttttccacctgctcctctcacctcattgtggttacAGTTTTCTATGGGACCCTAATGACTGTGTATCTGCTACCAAAAACCAATACACTAAAAGccctgaacaaagtgttctctgtcttctacacagtcctgactcccatgctcaaccccctcatctacagcctgcgaaacaaagaggtgaaggaggccctgagaaaaGTCATCCGATAA